From a single Miscanthus floridulus cultivar M001 chromosome 8, ASM1932011v1, whole genome shotgun sequence genomic region:
- the LOC136473111 gene encoding uncharacterized protein isoform X1, translated as METGQTVQESALHAGRQAWWPLDTMACSLDDASTISSFLLGWDPQLCCFGLGAIGAGAGDSDTHAHARELELFVPKCMESPVSEASTAAATDWTMQNDATAMPGELDELLMSLWDSDKEHAVGFSSCSAPKEASATSSQFDNHSDLSSILTTVPTSPDKTPTPAQAELSASSTSHCNVDPRTSDTGGAQQQQQHQTTRANSSSKRSAPEEKGAEGGERSRKAPCSTAGAVAAYPFAVVKPGGADGSVTLADINRWILTPPARPVRHPVGEFACVPRVSAGNRPAPSGKTVAGFTRLRTAGRGTITIVRTRG; from the exons ATGGAGACAGGTCAGACGGTCCAGGAAAGCGCTCTGCACGCCGGGAGGCAGGCGTGGTGGCCTTTGGACACCATGGCGTGCAGCTTGGACGACGCGAGCACCATCAGCAGCTTCCTCCTTGGATGGGATCCACAGCTCTGCTGCTTCGGTCTAGGAGCAATAGGAGCTGGCGCCGGCGATTCTGATACCCATGCCCATGCGCGAGAGCTTGAGCTCTTCGTCCCCAAAT GCATGGAGTCTCCGGTGTCCGAGGCGTCAACAGCAGCGGCAACGGACTGGACAATGCAGAATGACGCGACGGCGATGCCCGGGGAGCTGGACGAACTACTCATG AGCCTGTGGGATTCGGACAAGGAGCACGCCGTGGGCTTCAGCTCCTGCAGCGCTCCGAAGGAGGCGAGCGCCACCTCTTCCCAAT TTGATAATCATTCCGATCTGAGCTCCATTCTGACGACGGTGCCGACATCCCCAGACAAGACTCCGACGCCGGCACAAGCAGAGCTTTCGGCATCTTCGACATCACACTGCAACGTGGACCCGCGGACCAGTGACACAGGTGgcgcccagcagcagcagcagcaccaaacCACTCGTGCCAACAGCTCGTCCAAGCGCTCGGCGCCGGAAG AGAAAGGAGCAGAAGGCGGCGAGAGGAGCAGGAAGGCGCCGTGCTCCACCGCCGGTGCGGTGGCGGCGTACCCGTTCGCCGTGGTGAAGCCCGGCGGCGCGGACGGCAGCGTGACACTCGCCGACATCAACCGGTGGATCCTCACGCCGCCGGCTCGCCCCGTCCGGCACCCCGTGGGGGAGTTCGCGTGCGTCCCACGCGTGTCGGCTGGCAACCGGCCGGCGCCGTCGGGCAAGACGGTGGCCGGCTTCACCAGGCTCCGCACCGCTGGCAGAGGCACGATAACCATCGTGAGGACACGAGGTTAA
- the LOC136473111 gene encoding uncharacterized protein isoform X2 codes for METGQTVQESALHAGRQAWWPLDTMACSLDDASTISSFLLGWDPQLCCFGLGAIGAGAGDSDTHAHARELELFVPKCMESPVSEASTAAATDWTMQNDATAMPGELDELLMSLWDSDKEHAVGFSSCSAPKEASATSSQYKTPTPAQAELSASSTSHCNVDPRTSDTGGAQQQQQHQTTRANSSSKRSAPEEKGAEGGERSRKAPCSTAGAVAAYPFAVVKPGGADGSVTLADINRWILTPPARPVRHPVGEFACVPRVSAGNRPAPSGKTVAGFTRLRTAGRGTITIVRTRG; via the exons ATGGAGACAGGTCAGACGGTCCAGGAAAGCGCTCTGCACGCCGGGAGGCAGGCGTGGTGGCCTTTGGACACCATGGCGTGCAGCTTGGACGACGCGAGCACCATCAGCAGCTTCCTCCTTGGATGGGATCCACAGCTCTGCTGCTTCGGTCTAGGAGCAATAGGAGCTGGCGCCGGCGATTCTGATACCCATGCCCATGCGCGAGAGCTTGAGCTCTTCGTCCCCAAAT GCATGGAGTCTCCGGTGTCCGAGGCGTCAACAGCAGCGGCAACGGACTGGACAATGCAGAATGACGCGACGGCGATGCCCGGGGAGCTGGACGAACTACTCATG AGCCTGTGGGATTCGGACAAGGAGCACGCCGTGGGCTTCAGCTCCTGCAGCGCTCCGAAGGAGGCGAGCGCCACCTCTTCCCAAT ACAAGACTCCGACGCCGGCACAAGCAGAGCTTTCGGCATCTTCGACATCACACTGCAACGTGGACCCGCGGACCAGTGACACAGGTGgcgcccagcagcagcagcagcaccaaacCACTCGTGCCAACAGCTCGTCCAAGCGCTCGGCGCCGGAAG AGAAAGGAGCAGAAGGCGGCGAGAGGAGCAGGAAGGCGCCGTGCTCCACCGCCGGTGCGGTGGCGGCGTACCCGTTCGCCGTGGTGAAGCCCGGCGGCGCGGACGGCAGCGTGACACTCGCCGACATCAACCGGTGGATCCTCACGCCGCCGGCTCGCCCCGTCCGGCACCCCGTGGGGGAGTTCGCGTGCGTCCCACGCGTGTCGGCTGGCAACCGGCCGGCGCCGTCGGGCAAGACGGTGGCCGGCTTCACCAGGCTCCGCACCGCTGGCAGAGGCACGATAACCATCGTGAGGACACGAGGTTAA